The following is a genomic window from bacterium.
AAAATGCTGATTAGGGTGTAGAATCAAGGCAGAGGTCAGCCATCCAACGTATTTTCCAGCTTCCGCCCCGCTGACCCAAAAAGCAAATGCCTAGCCAAAATCGGGATAAATCATTGAGAGGCTGTCGCCGGTGATCACATAAAAGCGCTCAGGCTTTTGTTCATTTGGTTGAAAAGAGAACATCGCGCTGATACCTGCATCGTGAAGTGGATGGTGTTCGTAGGTCTCCTCATGCTTCAGCGTGCAGTTGAATTCAGGATCGAATTCTTCTTTCAACAGGCGAATTGCTTGTTTCCTCAGTTCTTCAATCATGTTTGAGATCTTTACTCTCGCAATCACGAATCAGTTCTCTCGCCGCTTCATTGTCGGGGTCGGCATCCAGCGCTTCCTGCAAAACGGATTTCGCTTTCTCGTATTCCTGGAGATTGAAGTACGTAACACCGAGTGCATGGAGGATACTTGCATTTTGCGGATCGAGCTCGAGGGCGCGCTGAAAATGTTTGCGCGCGTTCTCCGCGTCGTGAATTCTGCCGTAAGCCAGCGCCACCGAACAATGATTCTGCCACGTCTCTTCCCGAAAACGGATGGCCTCAATCATCGTTTTCTTTCCCTCCCGCACCTCCATACTTCGAAGAAAGTGGTGACCGTCACTGAAGTTTTCCAGCGCCTGGACATTCGAGTCTTTCCACTTTGCGTAGATGCGTTCCGTCTCATTGGGCTCAACGAGTCCGCCCAACTGCGGATCCAATAATTGAAACTGGATGTACTCCTGAAGCTCTGTCATAAAATCAAATACTTCGCGCAACGCAGTTTCCTCTGAGCCGAACGGTATGTCGATCGCAAGACTGCTGTCGCTGCCTTCACGCAGATATTCAGCGCTGAAAAAAGTGTCCGGCGAATGATCGATGCAAAAAGTTGTAGGGCCCGTCCGCTCCAGGTGTGTCCCGATGAAATCCAAAAGCGGCTCGGGTTCGTGATTGATGTTGAGCAATAAGAACAGGTTATAGCTCATAATTGAATGCCCCTGAAACTTGATGATATATCTCATGATAGCGTGAAGCTACGTTTTCCGGGCTGAAAATTTCTTTCGCATAACGGGCCAAATCTACCGCGATCTGTGGAAGCGAAGACTGGTCCTTTCTGAGATCACGTGACGCGCGAATCACATCTTCGATATTGTTGGCCACCCAGCGCGGCTGGAATTTATAAATCACCTCATTGAGTGCAGGTTGATTAAAACAGAACACGGGTTTTCCCAGCAGCAGAAAATCGATGGCTGGAAGTGAAAACCCAAATTTAGAATTTGTTTCTCTTTCGAGATGCAGGGCGAAGTCGGCGCCCGGCAGGAACAATTGTATATCACTCTCTTCCAGTATAGTGACGGCGTCCAGTTTTTCCTGACGGATCGTCTCCTGCAATCTGCCGCGCCAGAGGTTGGTTTCCTTTCCATGATCGTACCGCGGAATCAAAAAGCGGAAGCCTCCGCGGCGATTGTATTCGCGCGATATATATAAGAAGGCATCAAATACGGGTCTGTTGGTTATGTCGGTCAAAGCAACCACCAGCAAGCGATCTCCCACCTGATGCCGCTCCCGCAGATGCGCTGCCGGCTGCAAGGAATTTTCAGAGGGAAATGACTTGCAGGGAGCAATGACACTGACCGATGTGCCCGGAGCGGTCCGCTCCACTTCGGTCTTTTCTGCTTGCGTAAACACAACCGCGCGCGCGGCGCAAAGAATTTCCGAGTATTTCTGATTCTTGCGAGGCGATGCTACGACCGTGTGAATGCTACGCTTTCCGGCTGCAATCTTCTTCGCCAACGGCAGCAGCTTGTTGCCCGGGGGAAGCAAGAAATGCAGCAGGTCCGCCTTTCGCGAGTCGAGCAGTAGAGTCTTGACCTTCGCTTCACAGGCGCTCGCCTGCCAGCCCGTTAGCGATTCTTGAAGCGCTTGAGCGAAAATTTTGCATGGCTCGTTATCCGGCGGATACACGAGGAAAACGACGGGGGGTCTCTTCATAAGGAAACGTGACATTGTATCAGACGGGTTTGTCCATGCCAAGATTTGACGCTTTAAAACTTCCAAAAAACCCTCTTGACGAGATAAATCGATATGTGTTATTTTTTTAACACATGAAGCGCAGGCAGGGGACTCCCTTCGGGTTAAGCCGCCGGGAGCGCCAGATTCTTGATTCGATTTATCAAAGAGGGCAAGCGACCGCTGCGGAGGTCATGGTAGCATTGCCGGACGCTCCTACATACACTACCGTTCGCGGTTTGCTTCGCGTGCTGGAGCGAAAAGGTCATATCCGGCACATCAAAGAAGGACGCCGATTTCTGTACTATCCGGTACGGCCTCGCGCAGAAACGGGGCGCACAATGCTGAAACATGTGTTGGGCACTTTTTTCAACGGGTCCGCTGTACATGCGCTTTCCTCGTTGTTAGGCGATACGCGAAAGCTTGAAAAGAATGAGTTGGAAATCCTGAAAGAACTGATTGATAAGGCACGAAAACGGAGGCGCGTCTGAGTTTCGGCTGTATGGTCGACATTAGTTTGAGGGCCACGCTGGTTTTGTGCGCAGCCTGGTTGCTTTGTCTGATCATTCGACGTTCGAAGTCCGGAATACGTTATCAGCTTTTAACGTGGACTTTTGCGCTTTTACTTATCCTTCCTATGCTTTCCGCTTTGCCTCGGTTCTCCATTTTGCCGGTATCGAGAATTTCAAAGCCGGTTGTTCAACCGATTTTCCCCGACTGGCTGGAAGCGACTTTGGAATCCGGACATTCCGGTCATTGGAGCGCAACCAACACCAATTTACGATGGCCTTTTCTTCTCTGGCTCGGTGGCGCGGCATTTTTCTCCTGGCGGCTGATACGATCCTATTCTGCCGTATCCGGATTACGAAAAAAGGCAGAGGAATGCTCCTTCGCACCTTTTCCTTTGCCGCGGAGCATGAAAGTGTTGGTTTCCGAAACCCTCCAATCACCTGCGGCAGCGGGGCTGTTTCGGCCTGTTGTATTGGTTCCCCAATCCTGTTCTACGTGGACTCCACAGGATTGGCAGATTGTGATGGAACATGAATCGGAACACATCGACCGCCGCCATTCGCTTACAAAACTACTTGCACGAATTTGCTGCGTGATGTACTGGTTCCATCCTTTGGTTTGGTGGGCTGCGAGCCGGCATTCTGTGGAAACAGAGCGTGTTTGTGATGAACATGTTGTAGCCTGCGGAATCGATGCTGCGGCTTATGCGGAACTGCTCGTGCGGTTTGCGGCGCATCAACAGGAGCCATGGATAGCCAGAACTGGTTTACTGGGGTATTCTTCGACGCTTGAATTAAGAGTGAATGCTCTACTCAACGAGTTTCCGTCAAAGCTTTCGGCTCGATTGCGAATTACAGTCGTTCTGCTGGTTTGCTTCACAACATCCGCAACAGTTCTAGTAGATTTCGGATGGAGCGATAACAGAGGGCCCACAGAGAACGGATTTGCCGCCCTGCCTGCGCCCAACAGTATCATGGATCCTTACCGGGAACCCGAAAGCGAGCTGGTGCCTGAAGATGGAATCGGGCGCGTCTCCAGTGTTCCTTTGGACGATCCGCGTGACCGCTACTTGTTCGAGCTACTTCAGCAGCTCTCTCATCGTGAGGCACGATCGCGCGCCGACTTTGTAGCCAAGCGCGCG
Proteins encoded in this region:
- a CDS encoding tetratricopeptide repeat protein, whose protein sequence is MSYNLFLLLNINHEPEPLLDFIGTHLERTGPTTFCIDHSPDTFFSAEYLREGSDSSLAIDIPFGSEETALREVFDFMTELQEYIQFQLLDPQLGGLVEPNETERIYAKWKDSNVQALENFSDGHHFLRSMEVREGKKTMIEAIRFREETWQNHCSVALAYGRIHDAENARKHFQRALELDPQNASILHALGVTYFNLQEYEKAKSVLQEALDADPDNEAARELIRDCESKDLKHD
- a CDS encoding BlaI/MecI/CopY family transcriptional regulator: MKRRQGTPFGLSRRERQILDSIYQRGQATAAEVMVALPDAPTYTTVRGLLRVLERKGHIRHIKEGRRFLYYPVRPRAETGRTMLKHVLGTFFNGSAVHALSSLLGDTRKLEKNELEILKELIDKARKRRRV
- a CDS encoding M56 family metallopeptidase, which produces MVDISLRATLVLCAAWLLCLIIRRSKSGIRYQLLTWTFALLLILPMLSALPRFSILPVSRISKPVVQPIFPDWLEATLESGHSGHWSATNTNLRWPFLLWLGGAAFFSWRLIRSYSAVSGLRKKAEECSFAPFPLPRSMKVLVSETLQSPAAAGLFRPVVLVPQSCSTWTPQDWQIVMEHESEHIDRRHSLTKLLARICCVMYWFHPLVWWAASRHSVETERVCDEHVVACGIDAAAYAELLVRFAAHQQEPWIARTGLLGYSSTLELRVNALLNEFPSKLSARLRITVVLLVCFTTSATVLVDFGWSDNRGPTENGFAALPAPNSIMDPYREPESELVPEDGIGRVSSVPLDDPRDRYLFELLQQLSHREARSRADFVAKRARWGMAQAKGGELIRSLLKRLDDEDWRVRAYAAYILGLGRVRDAAPPLIRDMEHPVWRMRAMAAFALAQIRDPAAAKILQKSLSDPAWQVRLAALPYFGSDPRWRALVEPMQNDENGLIRYTAIEILGRMEK